The following are from one region of the Paenibacillus sp. KS-LC4 genome:
- a CDS encoding VOC family protein, protein MNFASVRIITDDVDRLVEFYEKITGVAAERPAPVFAELVMPSCTLAIGHTQTVQLFGAGSAMAANNYTVIIEFHVHNVDAEYERLKPFVKEWVKEPTTMPWGNRAVLFRDPDGNLVNLFTPVTEEAIKRFGGRY, encoded by the coding sequence GTGAATTTTGCTTCTGTACGCATCATTACTGATGATGTGGATCGTCTCGTCGAGTTCTATGAGAAAATTACGGGTGTCGCGGCGGAACGCCCAGCGCCGGTCTTTGCCGAACTCGTTATGCCATCGTGCACCCTGGCGATCGGCCACACCCAGACGGTGCAGCTGTTCGGCGCGGGTTCCGCTATGGCGGCCAATAATTACACTGTCATCATCGAGTTCCATGTCCACAATGTTGATGCCGAATATGAGCGCTTGAAGCCGTTTGTCAAAGAGTGGGTAAAGGAACCTACCACAATGCCGTGGGGGAATCGTGCTGTGCTGTTTCGCGATCCTGACGGCAATCTTGTTAACCTCTTCACGCCGGTGACCGAGGAAGCAATTAAACGGTTCGGTGGCAGGTATTGA